The Fusobacterium perfoetens genome has a segment encoding these proteins:
- a CDS encoding KTSC domain-containing protein, giving the protein MVLRKLNLDSSQLQNIEYDTEKQTMIVKFQDHTLKSGIVRTGKRYIYYHVPEEVYQTIIEAKTNPMFENSHGKCFHRLIKCHEELYPYDCLD; this is encoded by the coding sequence ATGGTATTAAGAAAACTTAATCTTGATTCATCTCAATTACAAAATATTGAGTATGACACTGAAAAACAAACAATGATTGTTAAATTCCAAGACCACACTCTTAAAAGTGGAATTGTAAGAACAGGGAAAAGATATATATACTACCATGTTCCAGAGGAAGTTTATCAAACAATCATTGAAGCCAAAACAAATCCAATGTTTGAAAATTCTCACGGGAAATGTTTTCATAGATTAATTAAATGTCATGAAGAATTATATCCTTATGATTGTTTAGATTAA
- a CDS encoding ImmA/IrrE family metallo-endopeptidase, whose amino-acid sequence MLNIPLRVKNLIRKYGTKNPYKLCKLLNIHVRYMDLGNVKGVYKKIVTNKFIIIDGKLSEIMQLVVLCHELAHAVLHNTKEIQSFKDYDLFPKVSNNIELEANKFAAELLFDENNEIHGYFLDDEDMKILENLRNLKK is encoded by the coding sequence ATGCTGAATATTCCATTAAGAGTCAAAAATCTTATAAGAAAATATGGGACGAAAAATCCGTATAAACTTTGTAAACTCTTAAATATTCATGTTAGATATATGGATTTAGGTAATGTTAAGGGAGTTTATAAAAAGATAGTTACAAATAAATTTATAATTATTGATGGGAAACTTTCAGAAATTATGCAACTTGTTGTATTGTGTCACGAGCTGGCACATGCAGTTTTACACAACACGAAAGAAATACAATCTTTTAAAGATTATGACTTATTCCCAAAAGTAAGTAACAATATAGAACTTGAGGCAAATAAGTTCGCTGCAGAACTTTTATTTGATGAAAACAATGAAATTCATGGGTATTTTTTAGATGATGAAGATATGAAAATATTAGAGAATTTAAGAAATTTAAAAAAATAG
- a CDS encoding BC1881 family protein has product MEKYSTKELHDELIKRGGVDTYFIEPYKKIELVLEDETIQIKGPATIFVVID; this is encoded by the coding sequence ATGGAGAAATATAGTACAAAAGAATTACACGATGAATTAATAAAAAGGGGTGGAGTTGATACTTACTTCATAGAGCCTTATAAAAAAATAGAGCTAGTCCTAGAAGATGAAACAATTCAAATAAAAGGACCAGCTACAATTTTTGTTGTTATAGATTAA
- a CDS encoding DUF3789 domain-containing protein, with protein sequence MNLLWFTGGFLAGLGTGVTLICCLVIGKENDKRRNKYVEM encoded by the coding sequence ATAAACTTACTTTGGTTTACTGGTGGATTTCTTGCTGGACTCGGTACTGGTGTTACACTTATATGCTGCTTAGTAATTGGTAAAGAAAACGATAAAAGGAGAAATAAATATGTGGAAATGTAA
- a CDS encoding lambda-exonuclease family protein, translated as MTLKELREKAKELGLTGFWRMRKEELEQFIKTAEAKIREMDEEQLKKIIPDDVEIIHYEDTEEWEDIRGNGIGGSDAGAVIGVNPYKSAIDVYTDKTQGSDFKGNKYTHWGHNLEPVVFKEFQRLHDDFFCYEVPFTMKKGCLVANVDGMCYDLEKGWGVVEIKTANAFAGKEWKGETIPDSYFAQVQHYLGVTGLNYAYIACLIGGNNYKEFYIERSEEDIKLIQEKCKEFWEENILKEIPPMPDGTESYSKYLLEQSDSASDDVVEIETIKDKADEYKSLKNEIESLEKKKKLIEQEILKEMNENDCKKATAGDFKFTIVSQNRKSVDKKLMEKENTEFMEQYKEIESHYTTVKETKFLKVS; from the coding sequence ATGACTTTAAAAGAGTTAAGAGAAAAAGCTAAAGAACTTGGACTTACAGGATTTTGGAGAATGAGAAAGGAAGAGCTTGAGCAGTTCATAAAAACTGCAGAAGCTAAAATCAGAGAGATGGATGAGGAACAATTAAAAAAAATCATTCCTGATGATGTAGAAATTATACATTATGAGGATACAGAAGAATGGGAAGACATAAGAGGAAACGGAATAGGTGGAAGTGATGCAGGAGCAGTTATTGGAGTAAATCCTTATAAATCAGCTATTGATGTTTACACAGATAAAACACAAGGTTCAGACTTTAAAGGAAACAAATACACTCACTGGGGACATAATTTAGAGCCTGTAGTATTTAAAGAGTTTCAAAGATTACATGACGATTTTTTCTGTTATGAAGTACCTTTTACTATGAAAAAAGGCTGCTTAGTAGCTAATGTTGATGGAATGTGTTATGACTTGGAGAAAGGCTGGGGAGTTGTAGAGATTAAGACAGCCAATGCCTTTGCTGGAAAAGAGTGGAAAGGAGAGACAATTCCTGATTCTTACTTTGCACAAGTACAACATTATTTAGGTGTAACTGGTTTAAATTATGCTTATATAGCTTGCTTAATAGGTGGGAACAATTATAAAGAATTTTACATAGAGAGAAGTGAGGAAGATATAAAACTTATACAAGAGAAATGCAAAGAATTTTGGGAGGAAAATATATTAAAAGAAATCCCTCCTATGCCTGATGGAACAGAATCATATTCAAAATATCTTCTGGAACAGTCTGATTCAGCCTCTGATGATGTTGTAGAGATTGAGACTATAAAGGACAAGGCTGATGAGTACAAGAGCCTTAAAAATGAAATTGAAAGCCTTGAAAAGAAAAAGAAATTAATAGAACAAGAAATTCTAAAAGAAATGAATGAGAATGACTGTAAAAAAGCTACAGCAGGAGATTTCAAGTTCACAATAGTATCTCAGAATAGAAAATCTGTTGACAAAAAATTAATGGAAAAAGAAAATACAGAATTTATGGAACAGTATAAAGAAATTGAAAGCCATTACACAACTGTAAAAGAGACTAAATTTTTAAAGGTGAGCTAA
- a CDS encoding helix-turn-helix domain-containing protein: protein MDKKYIEKEISKKLYAKITKEISKKNLRYREIAEKIGTSNQNFSDQMKNLRNGKYITIRFLIKIQEFLDIDLIFFCV, encoded by the coding sequence ATGGATAAAAAATATATAGAAAAAGAAATTTCAAAAAAATTATACGCTAAAATAACTAAAGAAATTTCTAAGAAAAATTTAAGATACAGAGAAATAGCAGAAAAGATAGGAACTTCAAATCAAAATTTTTCTGACCAAATGAAAAATCTAAGAAACGGTAAATATATAACAATTAGATTTTTAATAAAGATACAAGAATTTTTAGATATAGACTTAATATTTTTTTGCGTATAA
- a CDS encoding recombinase RecT has translation MSETKTAKNSLSAKVGGQVAEKKRTIFDVIEAGKEQFAAALPKHLSSERFTRIAITCVRQNPKLAECSVPSLLGSLMTVAQLGLEPGVLGQCYLIPFKNTKLGTTECQLQLGYKGMIELLRRTGQLSDIYAYPVYSNDEFTIEYGLERKLTHKPAFNNPQGRGLIVGFYSVAILKDGTRAFEYMTSEEVKAHEEKYRKGKFKNDIWVKNYEEMAMKTVTKKMLKWLPISVEMIENLRKDNGTFEINKETKEVVQAETTEMNVFEDAEVIDESTGEILKEENTAEVNQENTSTVDEIVGLFNDQQ, from the coding sequence ATGTCAGAAACTAAAACAGCAAAAAACAGCCTATCTGCAAAAGTAGGCGGACAAGTAGCAGAGAAAAAAAGAACAATCTTTGATGTAATAGAAGCAGGGAAAGAACAATTTGCAGCAGCTCTTCCAAAACATTTAAGTAGCGAAAGATTTACAAGAATAGCAATTACTTGTGTAAGACAAAATCCAAAACTTGCTGAATGTTCAGTGCCAAGTTTATTAGGAAGTTTAATGACAGTTGCACAACTTGGACTTGAGCCAGGTGTCTTAGGACAATGCTATTTAATACCTTTTAAAAACACAAAACTTGGAACTACAGAATGTCAGTTACAGCTTGGATACAAAGGTATGATTGAACTACTTAGAAGAACAGGACAATTAAGTGATATATATGCTTACCCTGTATATTCAAATGATGAATTTACTATTGAGTATGGATTGGAAAGAAAGTTGACACATAAACCTGCTTTTAATAATCCTCAAGGCAGAGGTCTTATTGTTGGATTCTATTCTGTAGCAATCCTTAAAGATGGAACAAGAGCCTTTGAATATATGACATCTGAGGAAGTAAAAGCACATGAAGAAAAATACAGAAAAGGTAAATTTAAAAATGATATTTGGGTAAAAAATTATGAAGAAATGGCAATGAAAACAGTTACTAAGAAAATGTTAAAATGGTTGCCAATCTCAGTTGAAATGATAGAGAACTTAAGAAAAGACAATGGAACTTTTGAAATTAATAAAGAAACTAAAGAAGTTGTACAAGCTGAAACTACTGAAATGAATGTCTTTGAAGATGCAGAAGTGATTGATGAAAGTACAGGAGAAATCTTAAAAGAAGAAAATACAGCAGAAGTCAATCAAGAAAATACAAGTACAGTTGATGAAATAGTAGGTTTATTTAACGACCAACAATAA
- a CDS encoding helix-turn-helix domain-containing protein, which produces MEKLSIVLKQLRESRNMTLEELAKKSGVGRGTIGDIETGKNKSTVKTLGKLATALKLTNEEKNKLDSAFLGRNITEIDSRILELNKRELSQYEKTMEEASLFFNDETVSEEDKQKMVLAISKLFFESKEMNKDKYRKNKDK; this is translated from the coding sequence ATGGAGAAATTATCAATCGTTCTTAAACAATTAAGAGAAAGCAGAAATATGACCTTAGAAGAACTGGCTAAAAAATCAGGTGTTGGAAGAGGGACTATCGGAGATATAGAAACAGGGAAAAATAAAAGTACTGTGAAAACATTAGGGAAATTAGCGACGGCTTTAAAATTAACTAATGAAGAAAAAAATAAACTTGATTCTGCTTTTTTAGGAAGAAATATAACAGAAATAGATTCAAGAATACTAGAACTTAACAAAAGAGAATTGTCACAATATGAGAAAACTATGGAAGAGGCAAGCTTATTTTTTAATGATGAAACTGTATCGGAAGAAGATAAACAAAAAATGGTATTAGCTATCAGCAAGTTATTTTTTGAATCTAAAGAAATGAATAAAGATAAATACAGAAAGAATAAAGATAAATAG
- a CDS encoding magnesium transporter CorA family protein, protein MIQVFKTNPMDKLESIYFKDNEEIVKDVSIFREKNTWINLTDPADEDIAAIQEAFDIPVEHLKAALDEEEKSRLEIDGDILLIIIDVPIHSEKDKCSFTTIPLGIIVLKDNIITVTTEKFPLIDEFVKGRIKGFFTYKKTRFILQLLFRNTSYYLYYLRQIGRVSDVVENRLKKYMENEELMLLLELEKSLVYFTTSLKSNEAVLDKIMRMQLVKKYPDDLDLLDDVIIDTKQAIEMASIYSSILSGTRDAFSTVMSNNLNNVMKRLTSITVVLAIPTIISGIWGMNVAVPFAENPFGFAAVILISILLSIIITYLLSKNKML, encoded by the coding sequence ATGATTCAAGTTTTTAAAACTAATCCTATGGATAAATTGGAAAGTATCTATTTCAAAGATAATGAAGAAATAGTAAAAGATGTATCAATATTCAGAGAGAAAAATACATGGATTAATCTTACTGACCCTGCTGATGAAGATATTGCAGCTATACAGGAAGCATTTGATATTCCTGTGGAACACTTAAAAGCTGCTTTGGACGAAGAAGAAAAATCTCGTTTGGAAATAGATGGAGATATCCTCCTTATAATTATAGATGTTCCTATCCATAGTGAGAAAGATAAATGTTCATTCACTACAATACCCCTTGGTATTATAGTTTTAAAAGATAATATAATTACTGTTACAACAGAAAAGTTTCCTCTTATTGATGAATTTGTAAAAGGAAGAATAAAAGGATTCTTCACATATAAAAAGACAAGATTTATTCTTCAGCTTCTTTTTAGAAATACATCATACTATCTATATTACCTTAGACAAATAGGGCGTGTAAGTGATGTTGTAGAAAATCGTTTAAAAAAATACATGGAAAATGAAGAGCTTATGTTGCTTCTTGAACTTGAGAAAAGTTTGGTTTATTTTACAACTTCTCTTAAATCAAATGAAGCCGTTCTTGATAAAATAATGAGAATGCAACTTGTAAAAAAATATCCTGATGACTTAGATCTTCTTGATGATGTGATCATAGATACAAAGCAGGCTATTGAAATGGCAAGTATATACTCAAGTATTTTAAGTGGAACAAGAGATGCTTTCTCTACTGTAATGTCAAATAACCTAAATAATGTTATGAAAAGACTTACTTCTATTACAGTTGTCCTAGCTATTCCTACTATCATTTCAGGAATATGGGGAATGAATGTTGCTGTTCCTTTTGCTGAAAATCCATTTGGATTTGCTGCTGTAATACTTATATCTATACTTTTAAGTATAATCATAACTTATTTATTATCTAAAAATAAAATGTTATAA
- a CDS encoding DUF4250 domain-containing protein: protein MNFLNMDINIAYSMINMKLRDFYSSLDDLCDDMDISKGELIEHFEENGYIYNESTNQFTQK from the coding sequence ATGAATTTTTTAAATATGGATATAAATATTGCTTACAGTATGATTAATATGAAGCTTAGAGATTTTTATTCATCTCTTGATGATTTGTGTGATGATATGGATATAAGTAAAGGAGAACTTATTGAACATTTTGAAGAAAATGGTTATATCTATAATGAAAGTACAAATCAATTTACTCAAAAATAA
- a CDS encoding recombinase family protein, producing MIKKALIILRVSSEMQEERNSLEAQEDQAKNFAKEKGYVIYKIIKEVESGLYNNRAGYNELLEEIKLKSFDVLIAYELSRISRTQLEIHTTIKKLKENKIEWHFIMQPQLDSSSDLSDFLLGLYGGMAAQESKQLSMRLKARFKYYASQGYCLTSPPFGYDLKDKVLYKNDKSYIVEDIFHSYINGVTKNRLARKYNKTITTISQILENITYAGYIKYGRYTQDKSTMKMYTNEEYEIYKGLHEPIISLEEFNLVQKILRDKKMRHIKGSEDTRFLFSSLLVCAVCNRKLVGVEQEWKSKSGSRKYRAYKCASLKTHFRQCKSEDLDNAILEQIKEYAKNNFEFLNINSQKKKKDYSKEIKRLEEKKKRIAETYTDGFINRDEYRRKIYDIDSELRELYNLNKEEISEATVNLKKKFIEYMENFDEKNRLQQKKILQLIVDKVIYYPDETFEIFLNV from the coding sequence ATGATTAAGAAAGCATTAATTATCTTGAGAGTAAGTTCTGAAATGCAAGAAGAAAGAAATTCTCTTGAGGCTCAAGAAGACCAAGCTAAAAATTTTGCCAAAGAAAAAGGGTATGTAATATATAAAATAATAAAAGAAGTTGAAAGTGGACTTTATAATAATAGAGCAGGATATAATGAACTTTTAGAAGAAATAAAACTTAAATCCTTTGATGTATTAATAGCCTATGAACTAAGCCGTATTTCAAGAACACAATTAGAAATTCATACTACTATAAAAAAACTAAAAGAAAATAAAATTGAATGGCATTTTATTATGCAGCCACAACTTGATTCATCATCAGATTTATCTGATTTTCTACTTGGACTATATGGTGGAATGGCTGCACAAGAAAGCAAACAATTAAGTATGAGGTTAAAAGCAAGATTTAAATATTATGCTAGTCAAGGATATTGTTTAACTTCTCCTCCTTTTGGATATGATTTAAAAGATAAAGTTCTTTATAAAAATGATAAAAGTTATATTGTTGAAGATATTTTTCATTCATATATAAATGGAGTTACAAAAAATAGATTAGCTAGAAAATATAATAAAACTATTACTACAATTTCACAAATTTTAGAAAATATCACTTATGCAGGATATATAAAATATGGTAGATATACTCAAGATAAATCCACAATGAAAATGTATACAAATGAAGAATATGAAATTTATAAAGGACTGCATGAACCTATTATCTCTTTAGAAGAATTTAATCTCGTTCAAAAGATTTTAAGAGATAAAAAAATGAGACATATAAAAGGAAGTGAAGATACCAGATTTTTGTTTTCATCCCTCCTTGTGTGTGCAGTTTGTAATCGTAAACTTGTTGGTGTGGAACAAGAATGGAAAAGTAAATCAGGAAGTAGGAAATATAGAGCTTATAAATGTGCAAGTTTAAAAACACATTTTAGGCAATGCAAAAGTGAAGATTTAGATAATGCAATCTTAGAACAGATAAAAGAATATGCAAAAAATAATTTTGAGTTCTTAAATATTAATTCTCAAAAAAAGAAAAAAGACTATTCTAAAGAAATAAAAAGATTAGAAGAAAAGAAAAAAAGAATTGCTGAAACTTATACAGATGGATTCATTAATAGAGATGAATACAGAAGAAAAATTTATGATATTGATTCAGAATTAAGAGAATTGTATAATTTAAATAAAGAAGAAATAAGTGAAGCTACAGTTAATTTAAAGAAAAAATTTATAGAGTATATGGAAAATTTTGATGAGAAAAACAGATTGCAACAAAAGAAGATATTGCAACTAATTGTAGATAAAGTTATATACTATCCTGATGAAACTTTTGAAATATTTTTAAATGTTTGA
- a CDS encoding HU family DNA-binding protein has translation MTKYEFAELLMKNGNFKNAQEARRQTNVFVETMKEALVQEKTLVFRGLGIFEIKETKRKNYFNPKTGEKIKCAPKKYIKFKTGKELSEKLNKR, from the coding sequence ATGACAAAGTATGAATTTGCTGAACTTTTAATGAAAAATGGTAACTTTAAAAATGCACAAGAGGCTAGAAGACAAACTAATGTTTTTGTTGAAACTATGAAAGAAGCTCTTGTACAAGAAAAAACTTTAGTTTTTAGAGGACTTGGAATTTTTGAAATTAAAGAAACTAAAAGAAAAAATTATTTCAATCCAAAAACTGGAGAAAAAATAAAATGCGCTCCTAAGAAATACATAAAATTTAAAACTGGAAAAGAATTGTCAGAAAAATTAAATAAGAGATAG